ATAAGGCGTCATCGAGCTCGGAATGGATCCGTCGGGTTCGGTTCGCGTCGATGGTGACATTGTGCGCAATAGAGAAGAGCCAGGATCGAAACGAATCGGGCTGGCAGGTGCCGATCGATTGCATCGCCTTGATGAAGACGGCGCTGGTCGCATCTGCCGCCCGATCTGGATCGTTCAGACGACGAAGGCAGTAGCGATAGACGCGATCGGCATAGGCGCGATAGAGTGGCTCGAAGGCAGCGAGGTCGTTGCGGGCAGCCGTCACCGCTGCCGCGTCGGACAACGATCCGACTGCTCGCGTGTCCGCTTGTTCGACAATGGCGCCAGCGGTGTGCGACATGAACCGAACTCCCGCCCGTGGACAGTTGCACCGAGCGCTTCGAGATCGCATCAGTTGCGATCTTCACTCTTCAGGAGACGAACGAGGTACGTCGATCTTACACGCGATCGCACCGACCGCTTAGTGTCAGGAACCGTATGGACCGAACGCAGCAGTTTCTCAACCGATTCAACGAGCTGGAGCAGTTCTTGCGTGAGGAGACGAACTCCAGGCGTGAAGCGCCCTTTGGCAGTCTGATCGGGAAAGCCGCCACGATGAACGCATCGGTGCGGCGACGTGAGCGCGACCTGCGCGAGTTCGCCGATCTGCGCAATGCCATCGTGCACGAGCATCCGCGCGGTCATGTGATTGCCGATATCACCCAGGAGGCGCTCGACGAATTCAACGGCATGGTCGACTGCATCACCCAGCCGGAACAGGTCTATCCGCTCTTCCGCACCGACATTTCGGTGTACCAGGAAAACGATCCGTTGACCGATGCGGTGCGCGACCTGTGGGAAACGGGGCACTCGCAAGTGATCGTGCGCGTCGACCGCATGTTGACCATGCTGAGCTATGCGGGCATTACCCGCTGGCTGGGAAGCCAGATGAACGGAAGCTCGATCAATCTGGCTGGCGCCACAATCGGAGACGCCCTGTCGTACGAGCAAGAAGGCGGGATTGCCTTCGTCTCCCGCAAC
Above is a window of Thermomicrobiales bacterium DNA encoding:
- a CDS encoding sigma-70 family RNA polymerase sigma factor, which translates into the protein MSHTAGAIVEQADTRAVGSLSDAAAVTAARNDLAAFEPLYRAYADRVYRYCLRRLNDPDRAADATSAVFIKAMQSIGTCQPDSFRSWLFSIAHNVTIDANRTRRIHSELDDALSVSSSDPSPEDAALTAETRLEIVALLDLLTPDQRQVVELRLAGLDGYEIAEALGRSRAAVDTAQSRAVARLRKLLGVDLNRIESEAAHGDAR
- a CDS encoding CBS domain-containing protein, producing the protein MDRTQQFLNRFNELEQFLREETNSRREAPFGSLIGKAATMNASVRRRERDLREFADLRNAIVHEHPRGHVIADITQEALDEFNGMVDCITQPEQVYPLFRTDISVYQENDPLTDAVRDLWETGHSQVIVRVDRMLTMLSYAGITRWLGSQMNGSSINLAGATIGDALSYEQEGGIAFVSRNASVEEARELFLSFPTRRSQRLRAVLITENGKPTEAPLGIITPSDLVERDD